One window of the Emcibacter sp. genome contains the following:
- a CDS encoding NAD(P)-binding protein — MSKNSTSLSDRQKRNWGDITRRDFVGGTLLGTGAALLSANAPGLLSGVARAQTPGLTMTDIGDDWTGPGGIGDYAGKNGNTAEVVRAAHGAIRNHSYDQAIAGASDTNEEYDLIIVGCGIAGLTAAYITRRDKPDAKILMLDQHAIFGGEAKQNEFEVDGYRLTGPQGSTGIVVPYDRAKAANFISPLTDEIGLPQQYEFQKVQGLKKDILVPEDAYSPMHVAWERSDTGFYYPGHGWSKNPWRTGFKDTPLTESQRNALMKLELYRNPPKRDDWMQWLDSITYKQFIEQEVGITGTDLDVVTDYLNPQMAAMGCGLGADAVSALSAFNFTQPGVNGYWRYLDGGSDPTDDIYLASFPGGNAIIARKLLKKTMPDVFEGEDNVVDVYRSRVNWAALDKPRADVRMRLSSTVIGIQHDGDLSRAKSATVTYVKGGKVFRTKAKAVIAAGQQHANRHICRDMPEDVNWAMKQFHHAPMLVANVAVRNWKFLEKLGVASARWFDGFGWWASLRRNLVLGGEETQPLDPSKPFVFTLYNSFCLPGMPHDEQCTAARMSLFAMSYSDIEMQIRDQFTEMFGDYGFNADRDIAGIITNRQGHAYLVDPPGFFFGKDGKPSPLEVLKKRYGRVAFAHAELSGAQMWETAAAEGERAANQILEIL, encoded by the coding sequence ATGAGCAAAAACTCAACATCACTGTCAGACCGGCAAAAGCGCAACTGGGGCGATATTACGCGCCGGGATTTTGTCGGTGGCACCCTTCTTGGAACCGGCGCTGCACTTCTTTCGGCCAACGCCCCGGGATTGCTTTCCGGTGTCGCGCGTGCTCAGACGCCTGGACTGACCATGACCGACATCGGTGATGACTGGACAGGTCCAGGCGGAATTGGCGATTACGCCGGCAAAAACGGCAACACAGCAGAGGTGGTGCGGGCAGCGCATGGCGCGATCCGGAATCACTCCTATGATCAAGCCATAGCGGGTGCCAGTGATACCAATGAAGAATATGATCTGATTATCGTCGGGTGCGGCATTGCCGGTTTGACAGCGGCATATATTACGCGCCGGGACAAGCCCGATGCAAAAATTTTGATGCTGGACCAGCACGCCATTTTCGGAGGCGAGGCCAAGCAGAATGAATTTGAGGTGGACGGCTATCGTCTGACTGGGCCCCAGGGGTCCACCGGAATTGTGGTGCCTTATGACCGGGCGAAGGCTGCCAATTTTATCAGTCCGCTCACCGATGAGATCGGCTTGCCGCAACAATATGAATTTCAAAAGGTACAGGGGCTGAAGAAGGATATTCTTGTGCCTGAGGACGCCTATAGCCCGATGCACGTGGCGTGGGAACGCTCCGACACCGGGTTCTATTATCCGGGTCACGGGTGGTCCAAGAATCCTTGGCGTACCGGGTTCAAGGATACGCCGCTTACAGAATCTCAGCGCAATGCTCTGATGAAACTGGAGCTTTACCGCAATCCACCCAAACGGGACGACTGGATGCAGTGGCTGGACAGTATTACTTATAAACAATTCATCGAACAGGAAGTCGGGATTACCGGGACTGATCTTGATGTTGTCACAGACTACCTGAATCCGCAAATGGCCGCTATGGGATGCGGGCTTGGCGCTGATGCAGTTTCCGCACTCTCGGCGTTTAATTTTACGCAACCGGGCGTGAATGGTTACTGGCGCTATCTTGATGGAGGGTCCGATCCGACGGATGACATCTATCTGGCGTCTTTCCCGGGCGGGAATGCGATTATCGCCCGCAAACTTTTGAAGAAAACCATGCCTGATGTGTTCGAGGGCGAGGACAATGTGGTTGACGTTTACCGTAGCAGGGTAAACTGGGCGGCGCTTGACAAGCCGAGGGCTGACGTACGCATGCGACTTTCCAGCACGGTGATCGGTATCCAGCATGATGGTGATCTGTCACGTGCAAAATCCGCTACCGTTACCTATGTAAAAGGCGGTAAGGTTTTCAGGACCAAGGCCAAAGCGGTCATTGCCGCCGGGCAGCAGCATGCGAACCGTCATATCTGCAGGGACATGCCGGAAGATGTGAATTGGGCGATGAAGCAATTCCATCATGCGCCTATGCTGGTCGCCAATGTGGCGGTCCGGAACTGGAAGTTTCTGGAAAAGCTGGGCGTGGCGTCGGCGCGATGGTTTGACGGCTTCGGCTGGTGGGCAAGTCTGCGCCGCAACCTTGTCCTTGGCGGCGAGGAAACGCAGCCGCTGGACCCGTCAAAGCCTTTTGTATTCACTCTCTACAATTCCTTCTGTCTTCCCGGCATGCCACATGATGAACAATGCACGGCGGCGCGTATGAGCCTCTTTGCAATGTCTTACAGTGACATAGAAATGCAGATCCGGGACCAGTTTACGGAAATGTTCGGGGACTACGGGTTTAATGCTGACCGGGATATCGCCGGTATCATCACCAACAGACAGGGGCACGCTTATCTGGTCGATCCACCGGGCTTCTTCTTCGGCAAGGACGGCAAGCCGTCGCCTCTCGAGGTACTCAAGAAACGTTACGGCCGGGTGGCATTTGCACATGCCGAACTATCCGGCGCCCAGATGTGGGAAACCGCTGCAGCCGAAGGCGAGCGGGCCGCTAATCAGATTTTGGAGATTTTGTAA
- a CDS encoding nuclear transport factor 2 family protein, with amino-acid sequence MKKIVTYVCVALFGAVALSGSLQAGTDKELKAFEAAIKEKYDLKVKAFAENDADTIADKFYSEDVVSVDPSGKVTLGREALRKEYEHIVPTATVSIESVHTFVDGDAGWDWANFHVTPTDPNEKPFTFIILFLWAKENGEWICKGDQYVVGEL; translated from the coding sequence ATGAAAAAGATTGTAACTTATGTATGTGTCGCTCTGTTTGGCGCTGTCGCCCTGTCCGGGTCGCTTCAGGCTGGAACGGACAAAGAACTAAAAGCGTTTGAGGCGGCAATCAAGGAAAAATACGACCTGAAGGTCAAGGCCTTTGCGGAAAATGACGCCGACACAATTGCTGACAAATTTTACAGCGAAGACGTTGTGTCCGTGGATCCGTCTGGAAAGGTAACCCTGGGGCGCGAGGCTCTCCGAAAGGAATATGAGCATATTGTGCCGACAGCCACGGTTTCCATAGAATCTGTGCACACTTTCGTTGATGGAGACGCGGGGTGGGACTGGGCGAATTTCCATGTAACGCCCACCGATCCCAATGAAAAGCCCTTCACTTTTATCATTCTTTTCTTGTGGGCCAAGGAAAACGGAGAGTGGATTTGCAAGGGCGACCAATATGTGGTCGGCGAACTCTGA
- a CDS encoding TonB-dependent receptor, with protein sequence MIFPKAGAVSLTGMILASSALFPVSTVVAQGMEFEEIVVRAQKRDQSLQDVPVAVTAFQASELEAFDFSDPGDIAAQTPNLQVSGAYQQAKPVFAMRGISFKSFNATDSQAVGVYSDEVYISSRSGQLFQMFDLERVEVLRGPQGTLFGKNTTGGAISFFAKRPGDEFAVDGSVTYGRFNQFDIEAGVSVPVVKDKLAARLSFVSNDRDGYTLNEYTGDKVNNRNNWAARALVVFTPGEGQEWVLNVHGGNSRASSSYYHSVGLAGGEDYFGYSENPDFQTLSSDIDALEKIENLGVSLNGTIDFDGFSLTSISAYEKTDYWTNEDSDASPNAIIDVIFSDYSEQFSQEVRLTSTTDGPLNWIVGAYYFTEDLEAHNDFNFTLFDGVSYQDYAQDTENFAVFGQAGYEISERLRATVGARWTYEKKTIDFDVLDRWVYTISGDLETLVSSDILDANAEAGIGPSRDNNWDAFTWRLGLDYDLTDNVLVYGSYNRGFKSGGYNGIVFNDGEFSVVDPEFVNAYEIGFKSTFLDRKLVLNVAAFYNEFSDLQLFNFTEGPGGIPVTRIVNAASAEAYGAEIEVTARPVEGLKIQLGLGLVDTKLKDVTADGLDGFEGNELALAPNINLSGVVDYRLELGGNAGTIIPRFEFNYVDDQYFDASNDPLNFQPGYWVLNAALSYEDADERYSLSVWVKNLADEEYLTESLPFADFGLYEQKHSEPRTYGVTFRFRY encoded by the coding sequence ATGATTTTTCCAAAAGCAGGAGCTGTTTCGCTCACCGGTATGATTCTGGCTTCTTCCGCGCTGTTTCCAGTCAGTACGGTTGTTGCTCAGGGGATGGAGTTTGAAGAAATTGTTGTTCGCGCTCAAAAACGTGATCAATCCCTTCAGGATGTTCCCGTCGCCGTAACGGCCTTCCAGGCTTCTGAACTGGAAGCCTTTGATTTTTCCGATCCGGGGGATATCGCGGCCCAAACGCCCAACCTGCAGGTTTCGGGCGCTTATCAACAGGCCAAACCGGTTTTCGCCATGCGGGGCATCAGCTTTAAAAGCTTCAATGCCACGGACAGCCAGGCTGTCGGGGTTTACAGTGACGAGGTCTATATTTCCTCCCGCTCCGGCCAGTTGTTCCAGATGTTCGACCTGGAACGGGTTGAGGTCCTTCGCGGCCCGCAGGGTACTCTGTTTGGCAAGAACACCACCGGCGGAGCCATCAGCTTTTTCGCCAAACGTCCGGGCGACGAATTCGCGGTGGATGGTTCGGTCACCTACGGGCGCTTCAATCAGTTTGATATAGAGGCTGGAGTAAGTGTGCCGGTTGTTAAAGACAAACTCGCGGCGCGGCTATCATTTGTTTCAAACGACCGCGATGGCTATACGCTCAATGAGTACACAGGCGACAAGGTAAATAACCGGAATAACTGGGCGGCTCGGGCCCTTGTGGTATTTACGCCCGGGGAAGGGCAGGAATGGGTGCTGAATGTTCATGGCGGCAATAGCCGGGCAAGCAGCTCCTATTACCATAGTGTGGGTCTTGCCGGTGGAGAAGATTACTTCGGCTACTCCGAAAATCCCGACTTCCAGACTTTGTCTTCGGATATTGATGCGCTGGAAAAAATTGAAAACCTTGGTGTGTCTTTAAATGGCACCATCGATTTTGACGGCTTCTCTCTCACCAGCATTTCAGCATATGAAAAGACAGATTACTGGACCAACGAAGATTCTGATGCGAGTCCCAACGCGATTATTGATGTGATTTTCTCGGACTATTCCGAGCAATTCAGTCAGGAAGTAAGGCTTACCTCCACCACGGACGGACCGCTGAACTGGATTGTCGGGGCTTATTATTTCACTGAAGACCTGGAGGCGCATAATGATTTCAACTTCACGCTGTTTGATGGCGTAAGTTATCAGGACTATGCGCAGGATACAGAAAATTTCGCAGTATTCGGTCAGGCGGGTTATGAGATTTCCGAACGGCTGCGGGCCACAGTTGGCGCGCGCTGGACATACGAAAAGAAAACCATCGATTTTGATGTGCTTGATCGATGGGTCTACACCATAAGCGGTGATCTGGAGACTCTGGTCAGCAGCGACATTCTGGACGCCAATGCCGAAGCCGGGATCGGTCCATCCAGAGACAATAACTGGGACGCCTTTACATGGCGGCTGGGTCTTGATTATGACCTGACCGATAATGTGCTGGTCTACGGCAGCTATAACCGCGGTTTCAAAAGCGGCGGATATAACGGTATTGTCTTCAATGATGGCGAATTCAGTGTTGTTGATCCGGAATTTGTCAATGCCTATGAAATCGGCTTCAAGTCTACGTTCCTGGATCGAAAACTGGTGCTGAATGTCGCGGCGTTTTACAATGAGTTCTCTGATCTTCAGTTGTTTAACTTTACAGAGGGACCGGGCGGTATTCCGGTTACCAGGATTGTCAACGCAGCGTCGGCCGAAGCTTACGGCGCCGAGATTGAAGTGACCGCTCGTCCAGTAGAAGGTCTTAAGATACAGCTTGGGCTTGGACTGGTGGACACCAAGCTAAAGGATGTGACTGCGGACGGTCTTGATGGTTTTGAAGGGAACGAGCTTGCGCTTGCGCCGAACATAAACCTCAGTGGCGTGGTGGATTATCGTCTTGAGCTGGGCGGGAATGCAGGCACAATCATACCCAGGTTCGAGTTCAACTATGTTGATGATCAATATTTCGATGCCTCAAATGATCCGCTCAACTTCCAGCCTGGTTACTGGGTGCTGAATGCGGCGTTGAGCTATGAGGATGCGGATGAACGCTACTCGCTGTCAGTCTGGGTAAAGAACCTGGCGGATGAGGAATATCTGACAGAATCATTACCGTTTGCCGACTTTGGTTTGTACGAGCAGAAGCATAGTGAGCCCAGAACCTATGGTGTGACGTTCAGGTTCCGGTACTAA